From the genome of Mya arenaria isolate MELC-2E11 chromosome 5, ASM2691426v1:
gcCATATTTCTCTGGGTGGAATATGGACTACTGTATTTTGCGACATGTATTGCgcgtggatttatgatgggtatataataaaatgaaatgcatttCTGTAATTTGACTCAAGATCACTTGCTAAACTTCATCCATGTACGATATGTTACAGACAAATAGAGGATGATGAGAAGCACATAGCGCAGACTTGGGCACTCGCCACATTCCTCCGTAACACTGGGCACAGTAAAGCCCACACTAGCCTGCTGGAACGCACCCTCTCTTTTGTTTCCAAGGACCGGTCGCGCAGCTCTAAACTCAGCTTTAGCAGCAGGGATAGCAAGAAAAAGGTAATCTTTGGCCCACTGATGTAATAGCTTTAAACTTTTCTACAACTTCAAACTGTCAATTAGGGCTTATTTTCATCACAGGTTTGATGAAAgatgttatataatgtttgttaacCCTTAAGCCgctatatatatgatatactgATAATCTGTCTCTGCTGGATTAATTGAGCTAAAACAATAGCTGGATACCCTAGTTACAAGAATGTGTGTAAATCCTTTATTTTATGTGATAGACACATAAAAGTTATATGCAAATACATCCTCAATGTTTGAACTTTTCAATGATAGTTCTCATTTGGCGACTTGATAAAAATTTGCACCTGTACAGGTAAGATTATTGTAATCAAggtaagtaaataaaaacaaatacactattcacatttatttttcaccaaaatggttaaaaatacagtaaataaacaatgtataaCAGTACAGAacaacattttggtaaaaattcattacttactgtttgaaattacaGGTAAACTAATTACAGGTGAGCTTAGAAATCTTGCCGAAATTTCAGGCATAACAAAAATCACTGCATTCAGTTTTTTAGGAGTTCTAATAGATTCAAATGCTcttttacaagtaaaacaaactaattacataaataaataaatatttacataaataaataaataaataaataatgtaaacaatgttaCACATATGGCATATTATACCttcaaaattttcaatatatacaaaaacagttatACACAGTTCTCCTGTTCAGATTTCCATTCACAGTCACACCTTGTACAcatcttttttcatttgttattgaCAAAGTCACTGAATCAGAACATTCTTATAGTCCTGAACGGAATGATACACTTGAAAGCATCGTGGATGGCACAATGCCACTTTACAGTCTGGGCACCAGAAAGATGTCTGTTGCCGCTTGAAACCAACCCTGTTCTCTACCTTGACATTACAAGCCACACAGTCTCTGAGGGGCCTGGCTCTCTTTGCCCCAGCTTTAGCAGGGATGAAGTCAGAGAAGTGTCTTCCAGTCAATCGTGAAGGCTTCTCACCAAGGACAGGGCGCCCGCGTCTGACCGATTGTCCTCTGGGACCACCGCCTTCTTCAATCAAGGATTCGAGGACTGACTGGCGGAAGCTCTCATGGTCCTTCTTTGGCTGGTTTGTGGTAAACTTCTCATACAGTCTGTATGAATTCACCAAACAAATGTTCATGATATGAAAAAAGAGTTTGCGCCACCACTTCTTTGTTTTGCGGGCAATGGAGTTGTACTGGTTGTACTGGTCAAGCAAATCTACCCCACCCATGTACTTGCAGTACTCAACAATACATGTAGGCTTCTTCACATGCTCACGAGTCCCATACTTGGTCTTCCACAACACACTCATTTGTGGGGGATGAATGTTTGTCAGCATAGTGACATCTCGCTTCTCGTGGAATCTCAATGCTGTAGTGGCCCCATTCTTGCGGTAGACGCACTCATACTCGGCAAGCTTACGCTTTTGTTGGACAGCTTTCGGTACACCGCGTCTGTTTGCCCGTAATGTTCCACAAGAGTAGGTGCCATGTGCCTCAAGTTCATCAAACAGTTCTGGAGATGTGTAAAAATTATCCATATACACATGATGGCCATGACCTAAAGTTCCACACCTAGCCATCAGACCAAGCACATATTGGGAAGTGATTGTAAGGCGATCGGGGTCTATGCCTAATGCTTCACAATAGTTTGTGTTAGTCTCATTACGTTTCCCGGCGTACACATCAAAGCCAAGGCAGTAGCCACTGCTGGCTTCACAAAGCTGGAATAGCTTGATTCCAAACTTGACAGGTTTGGCTGGGTTGTACACCTTGATTTTTAGTCGGCCCTTCCATGGACACGTCCCTTCATCAAAACTCAGGTTCTGCTCAGGGGAGTAGACGTCCGAAAACTTTGCCATAGCCTGAGCAATCATTGGCCGGATTCGGGACAGAGGGTCATTACGGTCCACATCATTGGTAACATGGAAATTGCTGAGAATGGCCATgaatctgaaaatatataacgaagaaacatttgtacaaaataaattgatttttttttatatgacttATATACTGGCAGTAAAGTTCTGTCTATACTACCAATAACCAATCTACTGTTTATTGTTGAGAGTTACTTTTTTTGTAAGAATTGTTGACAAAACACaagtatttatcaataattatatgcatttgtatgggaaaagatacaaaaaaataaaaacaaataaataaaaaaaaatatatatttttttttatttactgacCGGTCTCTGGGCATGGTCTTGCTGAAGAATGGTGTCTCAGTAGACGTGTCCGTACTCCAATACGTCCCAAGGTCTGGTTTGTAGACAAGGCCCATACATATGACGACGCCTAAAAAGACCTTCATCTCATCAACTGTCACAGCGACCCACTTCCGCATTCTGCTGTGAGGCTTCAAGTTGTTGGCGGCCTCCATCATTACTAGCCGGTTATCAGCGTACTTGTTGGTTTCTACAGTCACTTTTAGTATAAATTcatcatcaataaataaatgaaaaaagtcaaTAGGCTCTGTAGAGTCCATGTCGACGAGCAATCTCGATTCCCCAGTGAAGGGGGCAATATCTGGAACGCCATCGTCGCGTGTCCATCCAAGTTCAAGGTCGGCCTCTAGATCTGCGTCATTTTGCGGTGCAAAGTCAATCAAAGGCAACTCAACAATCACGCCACGGTTTCTCTCATAGTCTACTCGTTCAAATCCTTCGAACTCGCCATCACTTTCATCCGAGGAATCCAAGAAATCCGGGTTTATATCGTACACTTCAGAATCAGACGAATCGGAATccgccattttgaaaattatttatgcataaaaaatgCCCCAGTTCCGGTACGCATAATTAAATTACTATTGTAAAATTTGCTTTgacagttttacatatgcatataCCAGGGCCGCAACAACAATTATTGCagtcaatttaaacattaaacccgcgtaaaattatgttatttacgATGTAAACAAGGTCAGTAAGGAGGACGCTGTAAACGACATTTGACGCGAGCAGCGTTACAAGATCGATATCGGAAAACGACATATATCGCGATGAGCAGCTTAAGGGTTAAGATAGAAAATTGTTGTAAATGATCTTAAAGTGATGTTCAAGAAAATTGTTGTAAATGATCTTAAACAGATGTTCAAGAAAATTGTTGTAAATGGTCTTAAACTGATGTTCAAgaaaattgttgtaaattatattcaattgaTGTTCAAAATTTCTTATTTCCTTCTTTCTTCTATTTTATTTGTACCTTTCTATGGGATGTGTCTGGAGAGCCTGTTATCCAAAATGTTTTACCCAAACTGGTGGTTGTGAAATTAGCCATATGATATTCATTGTAATAAGAAGCTGATCTTATTAATTTAATCAGTAATTATGTAGTTTTCTTCAATGTAAACAGTAACGAGCTTTTGTAAAGATAAAGTAACATGTCGAAGTTCAAACTGTATGTCATGTCAAGATAGGATTCCAAAGCTGAGCCGTCAACCCTGattgttgttattatcattattttgtttttcagacaCATAAAGGTCACAACTTTGTGTTGACGCACCTGACAAAGCAGGAGTTCTGTCTCACATGCAATAAAGTACTGTGGGGCGTGGGACCGCAGGGATACCAGTGCCAGAGTATGTACAAACACAAACCCTATTGCACATGCCATGGTTACACTcaactaaataaaataagtaaagtcaaacctgtattaagtggccacccttgggaaatgatcaaagtggctgcttaagacaggtggccacttaatccaggtttgacatttccacctttagctttattcagagatggagtatgtatcttaaccaccacctcacaccaCAATCAGTAACAtctgtataaatattattgaagaaggttgaatacaaatacatttgtatctatagataaaataaatttatttcaaatttataaataaaatacaattgataaatgttgttacaaggcataaacaaaacacaccacatatcagtctacacatttcACGCTTACGCTTAagtaagaaattgatttgagtCCTTCCACAGTTAAATTCCTTGGCAACACTATTGGCACTACGGCCGTTttctaataactttataaacttgacacgttcttttagagtcaaacactttcgattagtcttagtttcagccataatcaaaggtaaaaaaatatcaagaacaatgcattgtaaatatccgTTCGTAGAAATATAAATCCGTGCACTTTGAAAAATAGTATTGAAGTGCATAAAAATCGTAACTCGTTTCACGCCTTCGaatgacaatgcaaactgtgaATTCATAAAAACTGGTGTTTTTgtcggtatttaataattatcttcgtaactatttaattatcttataaattgtgtcattaattttgtcaattctgatcaaaacatttgccgacgtgtaataaacatgatttctcgatGAGTAAACAGAATGGCAatcgtgtgatgcaatattcattttcattggatgatggagatacccgaggccgtcattcttttccgtaaacttccatacgcaattaaagctgtgtattggaaTACTTTATAagcggaagtgtcagtgacaagggattagtggccgctaattagtgaTTATATGGCTTCATAGGGACAAAAATTAGTGGCCGTGGCCGTgttagacagttggccgctAAATGCACATACATTAAATAGTAAAAACGTACAGGGGGAATTAGGAGTGGCccgttaaggcaggtggccatttaaagcaggtgaccgttcaaccaggtttgactgtacttaTCTTTTAAGTAACAACACTTCTACACCTAGGTTAATACTGAATATTGATAGAATGCATCTGTACTTTAGAATTGCAGCATAAGCGTATAAGATGTGGTTTAGACTGTTggaatgtttgtgttttcataaGCAGGACACAGGAATATGTTCACATTTATCATTTCCCATCAACTTGATGGAATGGAAATGACTTATATCTATGTACATTTCAGCGTGCGACCAATGTGTTCACAAGACATGCGTGGAGGATCTGAGTGAATCATGTAGCAAAAAAGACAAGAAGAATCGCTCATCCATGGTTAATCCCTTCAACAAGAAACTTCCACCCACCCCAGGTAATAATGTCCTTTATCACATGACCACAGCTATTGGTTGTATGTAACCCGTTGTAATAAGTGGCAAAAAGTATTGGTAgtctatgtttattttatagctgaaaaaaatatgttttgatacttTTACATGcccctttaaagggactgtacaccagattggcactaaaaaaagtttttttctgtaactaatctcaggacaattaccTAATGAAATggttactctttgatatcataattgtaaaaaaaaataccaaaatgtaaaataaaaatcgactGGGAGACCAGGTTCAAAACGGTGTCGCCAatattgcagtccagtgttgtatccactgtgctacgaaggcttaccccaTTTAAGTTATATACTTAACTTGATAATATCACGTGTTAACATCGAttagccaatcacgcattaggaatgaattctactaggtagacatacctagaaatcttttttaatggaaaatacgaGAATACTGCGAAAAAAATTATAatctatgtggtacttcagttagtaagtttcaatgcattgtacacatcgataccaagctTATGTCAGTTATCGACaattttcttccttttttttcgctatttcatcatacagagtaAAGCCCCTTTAAAGTATGAACAAAAAACCATGATATGGCATCATCATAGACTACCAATACTGAATAATCTGGATAAATTACCCAAGTCTgatg
Proteins encoded in this window:
- the LOC128234670 gene encoding piggyBac transposable element-derived protein 4-like, giving the protein MADSDSSDSEVYDINPDFLDSSDESDGEFEGFERVDYERNRGVIVELPLIDFAPQNDADLEADLELGWTRDDGVPDIAPFTGESRLLVDMDSTEPIDFFHLFIDDEFILKVTVETNKYADNRLVMMEAANNLKPHSRMRKWVAVTVDEMKVFLGVVICMGLVYKPDLGTYWSTDTSTETPFFSKTMPRDRFMAILSNFHVTNDVDRNDPLSRIRPMIAQAMAKFSDVYSPEQNLSFDEGTCPWKGRLKIKVYNPAKPVKFGIKLFQLCEASSGYCLGFDVYAGKRNETNTNYCEALGIDPDRLTITSQYVLGLMARCGTLGHGHHVYMDNFYTSPELFDELEAHGTYSCGTLRANRRGVPKAVQQKRKLAEYECVYRKNGATTALRFHEKRDVTMLTNIHPPQMSVLWKTKYGTREHVKKPTCIVEYCKYMGGVDLLDQYNQYNSIARKTKKWWRKLFFHIMNICLVNSYRLYEKFTTNQPKKDHESFRQSVLESLIEEGGGPRGQSVRRGRPVLGEKPSRLTGRHFSDFIPAKAGAKRARPLRDCVACNVKVENRVGFKRQQTSFWCPDCKVALCHPRCFQVYHSVQDYKNVLIQ